From the Anabaena sphaerica FACHB-251 genome, one window contains:
- a CDS encoding allophycocyanin subunit alpha-B translates to MTVISQVILQADDELRYPSSGELKSIKEFLQTGAQRTRIAATLSENEKKIVQEATKKLWQKRPDFIAPGGNAYGEKQRALCIRDFGWYLRLITYGVLAGDKEPIEKIGLIGVREMYNSLGVPVPGMVEAISSLKQASLDLLGAEDAAAAAPYFDYIIQAMS, encoded by the coding sequence ATGACTGTAATTAGCCAAGTTATTCTCCAAGCTGACGACGAACTGCGTTACCCTAGCAGTGGCGAACTCAAAAGTATCAAAGAATTTTTGCAAACCGGCGCACAGCGGACAAGAATCGCTGCTACCCTCTCCGAAAACGAAAAAAAGATAGTTCAGGAAGCAACCAAAAAACTTTGGCAAAAGCGCCCTGATTTTATCGCCCCTGGTGGCAATGCTTACGGAGAAAAGCAACGTGCTTTATGTATCCGTGACTTCGGCTGGTATTTGCGCCTGATTACCTATGGTGTGCTTGCTGGTGACAAAGAACCTATTGAAAAAATTGGTTTGATTGGTGTGCGGGAAATGTACAACTCTCTAGGCGTTCCTGTCCCTGGAATGGTAGAAGCTATCAGTTCTCTAAAACAAGCATCCTTGGACTTGCTGGGTGCTGAAGATGCAGCAGCAGCAGCGCCTTACTTTGATTACATTATTCAAGCGATGTCCTAA
- the rlmD gene encoding 23S rRNA (uracil(1939)-C(5))-methyltransferase RlmD, with the protein MTNTVWRQGEVIEVEISDLSDTGDGVGRFDQRVVFVPDTVPGDRTLVKLVHVKPKYAHAALKQILQPSPQRIRPSCIVADKCGGCQWQHINYDYQLTAKQNQVIQALERIGGFVNPPVYPVLVADSSLGYRNKATYPIGISATGQVQAGYYQKGSHQLINLNQCPVQDQRLNPLLSEVKQDIQKRGWSIYDEKRHQGQIRHLGLRIGRRTGEMLLTLVVKDGNLPGIETQAQEWLQRYPLLVGISLNRNSDRTNAIFGNETRCIAGIPYLREKFAGLEFQVRPDTFFQVYTETAEALLQVIQSELNLQGHEVLVDAYCGIGTLTLPLAKQARQVIGLEVQSAAVEQAILNAQQNGINNVIFQVGAVEKSLPNLGIIPNVVLLDPPRKGCEANVIKSLLNLKPSRIVYVSCKVATLARDLKLLCEHGLYNLTRVQPADFFPQTAHVETAAFLERSPS; encoded by the coding sequence ATGACTAATACAGTTTGGCGACAGGGTGAAGTAATAGAAGTAGAAATCTCTGATTTAAGCGACACTGGCGATGGTGTGGGACGCTTTGATCAGCGTGTGGTGTTTGTTCCAGATACTGTACCAGGCGATCGCACTCTGGTCAAACTGGTACACGTTAAGCCTAAATATGCTCATGCAGCCCTCAAACAAATCCTCCAACCATCTCCACAGCGTATCCGCCCCAGTTGCATTGTCGCTGATAAATGTGGTGGTTGTCAGTGGCAGCATATAAATTATGATTACCAACTTACAGCCAAGCAAAATCAAGTAATTCAAGCTTTAGAACGAATTGGCGGTTTTGTTAACCCACCTGTATATCCAGTATTGGTAGCTGATTCATCTTTAGGTTATCGCAACAAAGCTACCTATCCTATTGGTATCTCAGCAACAGGACAGGTTCAAGCTGGTTACTATCAAAAAGGTAGTCATCAATTAATCAACTTAAATCAATGTCCAGTTCAAGACCAACGCTTAAATCCTTTATTGTCTGAGGTAAAGCAGGATATCCAAAAACGAGGTTGGTCAATTTATGACGAAAAACGCCACCAAGGGCAAATCCGCCATCTAGGTTTACGCATTGGTCGTCGTACAGGGGAAATGCTACTAACTTTGGTGGTAAAAGATGGGAATTTACCAGGGATTGAAACCCAAGCCCAGGAATGGTTGCAGCGTTATCCCCTGCTAGTAGGAATTTCTCTGAATCGCAATAGCGATCGCACAAATGCTATATTTGGTAATGAAACACGTTGTATTGCCGGAATTCCTTACTTGCGAGAAAAATTCGCGGGATTAGAATTTCAAGTCCGCCCGGATACATTTTTTCAGGTGTATACAGAAACGGCTGAAGCACTTTTACAAGTAATTCAGTCAGAACTCAATTTACAAGGTCATGAAGTTTTAGTCGATGCCTACTGTGGTATTGGCACTTTAACTTTACCCCTGGCAAAACAAGCACGCCAAGTTATTGGCTTAGAAGTGCAATCAGCAGCAGTAGAACAGGCCATTTTAAATGCCCAACAAAATGGAATTAATAATGTTATATTTCAAGTAGGAGCAGTGGAGAAAAGTCTACCTAATTTGGGAATTATACCAAATGTGGTGTTACTTGATCCGCCACGTAAAGGATGTGAAGCTAATGTTATAAAATCTTTGCTTAACCTGAAACCTTCACGGATTGTTTACGTCAGTTGCAAAGTAGCCACCTTGGCTCGTGACCTGAAATTACTTTGTGAACATGGACTATACAATCTTACCAGAGTACAGCCCGCCGACTTTTTCCCTCAAACTGCCCACGTTGAAACAGCAGCCTTTCTGGAGCGATCGCCATCTTAA